One window of Paenibacillus sp. FSL K6-3182 genomic DNA carries:
- a CDS encoding response regulator, with product MLRLLIVDDEPDIADGLYTLLQERFPIEFELYKAYSGKSALEWLRRGRFDIVMTDIRMPVLSGLELHKHIRKLWPRCKVVFLTGHSEFDYVYEAIHYDNTSYLLKTEGHEKILDTIGKLAEDIAGEQQIEGLMGKAMQQMEQTLPLLQNELLSELLYDESFDRHSKSNQFEELGIPLDPKRPVLLMMAKLIGLDSGSRQSGKARLHAGMKVIEEQYGYSHLHMKYIFVDKETMAWFIQPAASHLSEPIEQSALWSDTRLAVREYAENAEAAFQLTFHISLFFLLDRSPCEWDDIADRWAMLEHEYHRQSGDRNGVVQVEFGETELYLAKMLRKTDLFGEYLASGQAEAFDSAWARFKAEPMRMESVYSALSLVFLRHIHRFNLQERLSVRIDLSVLMQPAADQVNLSSYMDYYYRLAMTIFEMQQQDQAERRDRTIDLVKSYIHDHLGEDLSLVRLSEIVQWNPSYLSRAFKKVTGTNVLTYIHEAKLKEAMRMLLQPDLKIHEISAALGFISPPHFTRFFKKASGYTPQDYRSLEER from the coding sequence ATGCTTAGATTGTTGATTGTTGATGACGAGCCCGATATTGCGGACGGCCTCTATACGCTTCTGCAGGAACGTTTTCCGATCGAGTTCGAATTGTATAAGGCTTATTCTGGAAAGAGCGCTCTCGAATGGTTAAGGAGGGGAAGATTTGACATCGTAATGACCGATATTCGGATGCCTGTTCTAAGCGGTCTGGAGCTTCACAAGCATATTCGCAAGTTATGGCCTAGATGCAAAGTTGTTTTTTTGACCGGGCATAGCGAATTCGATTATGTATACGAGGCTATCCATTATGACAATACCAGCTATCTTCTTAAGACGGAGGGCCATGAGAAAATTTTGGATACGATTGGCAAGCTGGCAGAGGATATCGCCGGAGAACAGCAGATTGAAGGTCTTATGGGCAAAGCGATGCAGCAGATGGAGCAAACGCTGCCGCTGCTTCAAAACGAGCTGTTAAGCGAACTGCTCTATGATGAATCATTTGATAGGCACAGCAAGTCCAATCAATTCGAGGAGCTGGGTATTCCTCTCGATCCGAAGCGTCCAGTCCTCCTAATGATGGCTAAACTGATCGGATTGGATTCTGGATCGCGGCAGTCTGGAAAAGCGCGGCTGCACGCAGGGATGAAGGTAATCGAGGAGCAGTATGGTTATTCCCACCTGCATATGAAGTATATATTTGTGGACAAGGAAACAATGGCCTGGTTCATACAACCGGCAGCCAGTCATCTAAGCGAGCCGATTGAACAATCTGCTTTGTGGAGCGACACTCGTCTAGCGGTTCGGGAATATGCGGAGAATGCAGAGGCTGCCTTTCAGCTCACTTTCCATATTTCACTATTTTTTCTGCTGGACAGGTCTCCTTGCGAGTGGGATGACATTGCCGACCGATGGGCGATGCTGGAGCATGAGTATCATCGTCAATCCGGTGATCGAAACGGTGTTGTTCAAGTTGAATTCGGCGAGACCGAGCTTTACCTTGCGAAGATGCTGCGCAAAACGGATTTGTTTGGCGAATATTTAGCAAGCGGCCAAGCCGAAGCATTCGATTCGGCCTGGGCTCGCTTCAAAGCTGAGCCTATGAGAATGGAATCGGTTTACTCTGCGCTATCGCTTGTTTTCCTGCGCCATATTCATCGATTTAATTTGCAGGAGCGCCTATCGGTACGCATTGATTTGTCGGTATTAATGCAGCCGGCAGCTGATCAAGTTAATCTGTCATCATATATGGATTATTATTATCGACTTGCCATGACGATTTTTGAGATGCAGCAGCAGGACCAGGCTGAACGCCGCGACCGGACCATTGATCTTGTGAAGAGCTATATTCACGATCACCTAGGAGAGGATCTCTCTTTGGTGCGTTTATCTGAGATTGTACAATGGAATCCGTCTTATTTATCCAGAGCATTCAAAAAGGTGACGGGTACAAACGTGCTCACTTATATCCATGAGGCTAAGCTGAAAGAAGCGATGCGGATGCTGCTTCAACCAGATCTGAAAATTCATGAAATAAGTGCCGCGCTTGGCTTTATTTCACCGCCCCATTTTACACGATTCTTCAAGAAAGCAAGCGGTTATACCCCACAGGATTATCGATCGCTTGAAGAACGATGA
- a CDS encoding histidine kinase, protein MAILVKMEAVLIRTGFSRIKSSLLLRFALLLALLLIPIILIGNNFYSGGRELLRREISNSMESRVDANIRAMEKEVERIQLLQFELINDESLNKLAVIPDYMNQYDKSQAILMVQDRLFALKNSSVYISDVSVHIPSLNRTISAMQGTSAMMHEQFNATSELARKSPGKAIYFLNHIPYIVLVHEVRGLYEAENAMYSIIVELSPNELSKSLSSLESSENSGSVLSDPNGDFIIRTHHYENPYLDQYIDQYKSGAPNEYENIRSVGEGDDRVLVSSRFSELLGFSLIHFVPEKHLFNNLHRYQQLFWVLIAVFLFFIIVLCLSLYRMIHRPLLALLRAFRKMEKGELDVTITENSRSEFGYLLQGFNKMSRYMRDLIEQVYTHKILVQRAELKHLQSQINPHFLYNSYFTLYNMIAVEDHDSAKQFASQMGSYLQYITRNSSDEVPLFEEAKHATIYAEIQGRRFRLRMKAKCGEVPTAYLEVKVPRLILQPLIENAFEHVFDHVEEGGLLSITFEEAEDCLLIRVEDNGLLLDQERLETLEKLLRTDESTIETTGLLNIHRRLRMKYGERGGIVVERSRLGGLEVRLTIWKEDNEYA, encoded by the coding sequence TTGGCAATCTTAGTAAAAATGGAGGCGGTACTTATCCGTACAGGGTTTAGCAGAATAAAGAGCTCACTGTTGCTTCGCTTCGCGTTATTGCTGGCATTGTTGCTGATTCCGATTATCTTGATCGGGAACAACTTTTATTCTGGCGGCAGGGAGCTGCTGCGAAGGGAAATATCCAACTCGATGGAGTCGAGGGTTGATGCGAATATACGTGCGATGGAGAAGGAAGTCGAAAGGATTCAACTGCTGCAGTTTGAATTAATTAACGACGAATCGCTGAACAAGCTGGCGGTTATTCCAGACTACATGAATCAATATGACAAAAGCCAAGCCATTTTAATGGTACAGGACAGGCTGTTTGCACTAAAAAACAGCAGCGTCTATATATCGGATGTGTCCGTACATATTCCCTCCCTTAACCGTACGATATCCGCTATGCAGGGAACGAGCGCGATGATGCATGAACAATTTAATGCTACTAGTGAGCTGGCTAGAAAGAGTCCGGGAAAAGCGATCTATTTCCTCAATCATATTCCGTATATTGTACTTGTTCACGAGGTGCGTGGTTTGTACGAAGCGGAAAATGCGATGTATTCCATTATTGTGGAGCTCTCACCGAATGAGCTAAGCAAATCACTTTCCTCTTTAGAGAGCAGCGAGAATAGCGGCTCCGTTCTAAGCGATCCGAATGGCGATTTTATTATTCGCACTCATCATTATGAGAATCCCTATTTGGATCAGTACATCGATCAATATAAATCGGGCGCACCGAATGAATACGAGAATATTAGGAGTGTCGGCGAGGGAGATGATAGAGTGCTCGTATCCTCTCGGTTCTCTGAGCTTCTCGGGTTCTCGCTCATTCATTTTGTTCCTGAGAAACATTTGTTCAATAACTTACATCGATACCAGCAGCTGTTCTGGGTGTTAATTGCCGTATTCCTCTTCTTTATTATTGTTTTGTGTCTTTCCTTGTACCGTATGATCCATCGGCCGCTGCTGGCGCTTCTGCGTGCATTTAGGAAGATGGAGAAGGGCGAATTGGACGTAACGATTACCGAGAACAGCCGCAGCGAGTTCGGATATTTACTCCAAGGCTTTAATAAAATGTCCCGTTATATGCGGGATTTGATTGAACAAGTATATACGCACAAAATATTAGTTCAACGAGCTGAGCTAAAGCATCTACAATCACAAATTAACCCGCATTTTCTATATAACAGCTATTTCACGCTCTATAACATGATTGCGGTGGAAGATCATGACAGTGCCAAGCAGTTCGCTTCACAGATGGGCAGCTATTTACAGTACATTACCCGCAATTCCTCAGATGAAGTACCGCTTTTCGAGGAGGCCAAGCATGCTACAATTTATGCTGAAATTCAGGGCAGGCGCTTTCGTCTGCGGATGAAGGCCAAGTGCGGCGAAGTTCCAACCGCTTACCTTGAGGTTAAGGTACCGCGCCTTATTCTTCAGCCCTTAATCGAAAACGCTTTCGAGCATGTATTTGATCATGTGGAGGAAGGCGGACTTCTGTCTATCACTTTCGAAGAAGCAGAGGATTGTTTGTTGATTCGTGTGGAAGACAATGGCCTATTATTGGATCAGGAACGGCTGGAGACGCTAGAGAAGCTGCTGAGAACGGATGAAAGTACGATTGAAACGACCGGCCTGCTAAACATACACCGAAGGTTGCGGATGAAATACGGGGAGCGAGGCGGAATCGTTGTGGAGCGCAGCCGCCTTGGAGGATTGGAAGTTCGTTTAACCATATGGAAGGAGGACAATGAGTATGCTTAG
- a CDS encoding GAF domain-containing protein → MFHPEQYEGSKEQKYDLAIRQLQALLEGESDVIANLSNASALLNQFLDRINWVGFYVYRGEELVLGPFQGLPACVRIPLHRGVCGKAASQRVTVRVGNVHEFPGHIACDAASQSEIVIPIIINDELFGVLDIDSPELNRFDEVDQLYLEKLVKQLIQHL, encoded by the coding sequence ATGTTTCATCCAGAACAATACGAAGGATCAAAGGAGCAAAAATACGATTTGGCCATCCGGCAGCTTCAAGCTTTGCTGGAGGGTGAATCTGATGTAATTGCCAACCTGTCCAATGCATCGGCCTTGCTTAATCAATTTTTAGATCGTATTAATTGGGTTGGATTTTACGTGTATCGGGGAGAAGAACTAGTCCTAGGACCTTTTCAAGGATTACCCGCTTGCGTCCGCATTCCTCTACATCGGGGCGTTTGCGGGAAAGCTGCCAGCCAAAGAGTGACTGTGAGAGTTGGAAATGTGCATGAGTTTCCGGGACATATCGCCTGTGATGCCGCATCCCAATCCGAAATCGTTATTCCAATTATTATAAACGACGAGTTGTTCGGCGTTCTCGACATAGATAGTCCTGAGCTTAATCGTTTTGACGAGGTTGACCAGCTTTACTTGGAGAAGCTCGTTAAGCAACTGATCCAACACTTGTAA
- a CDS encoding helix-turn-helix transcriptional regulator, with protein sequence MLEWMLRKMMADRGIWTGAALARLLEDKANYNLSAPSISALISGKPKQMKAETLDALCTALECKPNDLWVHTPTLQVKEA encoded by the coding sequence TTGCTTGAATGGATGCTCAGAAAAATGATGGCTGATCGAGGAATATGGACGGGTGCAGCGCTGGCTCGCCTGCTGGAGGATAAGGCTAACTATAACCTTTCTGCTCCTTCAATCAGTGCTCTAATATCAGGTAAACCGAAGCAAATGAAGGCTGAAACGTTAGATGCACTTTGTACTGCATTAGAATGCAAACCTAATGATCTATGGGTACATACCCCAACTTTGCAAGTCAAGGAGGCTTAG
- the def gene encoding peptide deformylase — translation MAIKAILPFGDPVLRKKAKPIESITPKILKLLDDLAETLYDSNDGAGLAAPQIGILRRVIVMDCGDGLIELINPEIVYQSGEQAGSEGCLSLPGYYGIVKRSQHVKVKTLTRSGEELVIEAEGFLARCIQHEVDHLNGTLYIDLIQENSFFIEGTNERADLIEACKLSYTNL, via the coding sequence GTGGCTATAAAAGCAATTCTGCCTTTTGGTGATCCTGTTCTTCGAAAGAAAGCTAAGCCAATTGAAAGCATTACTCCGAAAATTTTAAAGCTTTTAGATGATTTGGCTGAAACACTCTACGATTCGAATGATGGGGCTGGTCTAGCTGCTCCTCAAATAGGCATTTTAAGAAGAGTGATTGTCATGGATTGTGGCGATGGGCTAATTGAATTGATTAACCCGGAGATCGTCTATCAAAGCGGCGAACAAGCTGGCTCTGAAGGGTGTTTATCTCTTCCTGGATATTATGGCATAGTTAAAAGGTCACAACATGTGAAAGTGAAAACGTTAACTAGATCAGGTGAAGAGCTCGTTATTGAAGCAGAGGGTTTTCTGGCGAGATGCATACAACATGAGGTGGACCACTTAAATGGAACGCTTTATATCGATCTTATCCAAGAGAATTCTTTTTTTATAGAGGGGACGAATGAACGGGCAGATCTTATCGAGGCATGCAAGTTATCCTATACAAATTTGTAA
- a CDS encoding SGNH/GDSL hydrolase family protein: protein MWKHFVAIGDSFTEGIGDEVEETPLKSWVHHFAELHEPALKYTNLAKRGLITKEIRLKQLEEALALEPDLVSLIAGANDILKGRWNFNEYKSEMELMVDALSKSGAAVIIGNLPDFTARLPLPDEKKRVIKEQLLQANEVVRSLSSEYKLMLIDFWNHPMAEDNTFWSKDLIHPNSIGYKKIGEIIFNRCK, encoded by the coding sequence ATGTGGAAACACTTTGTAGCTATAGGTGATAGCTTTACGGAAGGTATTGGTGATGAAGTTGAGGAGACCCCATTAAAGAGCTGGGTCCATCACTTCGCCGAGCTGCATGAGCCCGCATTAAAATACACCAATTTGGCTAAACGTGGATTGATAACCAAAGAAATTCGCTTAAAGCAGCTGGAAGAGGCTCTAGCACTAGAGCCCGACTTAGTCAGCCTAATTGCAGGCGCAAATGATATTTTAAAAGGCCGCTGGAACTTCAATGAGTATAAGTCGGAAATGGAGCTCATGGTAGATGCGTTAAGCAAGTCAGGTGCTGCTGTTATAATCGGAAATCTTCCCGACTTTACAGCTAGATTGCCTTTGCCTGATGAAAAAAAACGAGTAATAAAAGAACAGCTGCTACAAGCAAATGAAGTCGTACGTTCACTTAGCAGCGAGTACAAATTAATGCTTATCGATTTCTGGAATCATCCAATGGCTGAAGACAATACCTTTTGGTCTAAGGATTTGATTCACCCCAACTCCATAGGATACAAAAAAATTGGCGAAATCATCTTTAATCGTTGCAAATAG
- a CDS encoding nitroreductase family protein, whose product MTVTEAKRTRRSIKSFRSQPISEVDLISWLETTSYAPNHRFNEPWELLFIGPDTRTKLNHKTDFGKAPVVIGVLSKPGSTSFERDENVMAVSCFVQNFLLAAHEAGVGVYWASLGALAHNRTFLDVPEDYDVIGIFGIGYPAEVPNAKPRTSIAYKITYLS is encoded by the coding sequence ATGACAGTAACTGAAGCAAAAAGAACCCGCAGAAGTATTAAATCATTCCGTTCTCAGCCCATTTCCGAAGTTGATTTGATTTCTTGGCTTGAGACTACCAGCTATGCGCCTAACCATCGCTTTAACGAGCCTTGGGAGCTCTTGTTTATTGGGCCAGATACAAGAACTAAATTAAATCATAAAACGGACTTTGGCAAAGCGCCTGTCGTTATTGGAGTATTGTCTAAACCAGGTTCGACTTCATTTGAACGCGATGAGAATGTTATGGCTGTCTCTTGTTTTGTACAGAACTTCTTATTAGCCGCTCATGAAGCTGGTGTTGGTGTGTATTGGGCATCTCTAGGGGCTTTGGCTCACAACCGCACCTTTCTAGATGTGCCGGAAGATTACGATGTTATTGGTATATTTGGAATTGGTTATCCAGCAGAAGTTCCAAATGCTAAGCCAAGAACATCAATTGCTTACAAGATTACGTATCTCTCTTAA
- a CDS encoding GNAT family protein, with the protein MNTEKNTLQGTRAKLTLLEEHHAGMLLEAAKDTPIWGVSLKGISSLADAEQYIGQAKKEEAAGTCIPFVIWDQVQNKIVGSTRFFDISAEHRGLEIGYTWMNPSVWRTRVNTECKYLLLREAFENHNMIRVQLKADLRNTRSQAAIERIGGIREGVLRNHRVLSDGYIRDTVMYSITNQEWPSVKARLESYLSK; encoded by the coding sequence ATGAATACAGAAAAAAACACATTGCAAGGAACGCGCGCAAAGCTGACCTTGTTGGAGGAGCATCATGCTGGCATGCTGCTGGAAGCGGCAAAGGACACACCGATTTGGGGTGTGTCTTTGAAAGGGATTTCTTCGTTAGCTGACGCCGAGCAGTATATTGGGCAAGCCAAAAAAGAAGAGGCGGCGGGAACCTGCATTCCTTTTGTTATATGGGATCAGGTACAGAATAAAATCGTTGGGAGTACCCGATTTTTCGATATTTCAGCAGAGCATCGCGGTTTGGAAATCGGCTATACCTGGATGAACCCCAGCGTTTGGCGGACAAGAGTGAATACCGAATGCAAATATTTGCTGCTGCGCGAAGCATTCGAGAATCACAACATGATCAGAGTACAGCTTAAAGCGGATCTTCGTAATACGAGGTCACAGGCAGCTATTGAGCGCATCGGTGGCATTCGAGAAGGGGTGCTGCGCAACCATCGCGTGTTAAGTGATGGCTATATTCGCGATACAGTAATGTACAGCATTACAAATCAGGAATGGCCGTCGGTTAAGGCAAGGCTGGAGTCTTATCTCTCTAAATAA
- a CDS encoding PLP-dependent aminotransferase family protein codes for MTIYLALEPYKERYTTKYEMLYLALRDALMEGKLVHGDKLPSSRELARMYGFSRGTVSNVLEALAAEGYVAPLTGSGTYVSYQTTNLSLLPFANREIQLSEWGERIAGMAVHVRETDTHIDGADSHQTLVNDGSEHSKCSEKISFQLGITDMSSFSKEDWNRCLYDEARKMTEKANIDAHKPLGVETLREAIAKHLQRYRGIVVESEQIAIVNGSMQAIALLTQLLAGSGDAVVAESPGYYGIRKAVLASGAMLIEGEVDDQGLVPQPWNAKLLFVTPNRQYPTGAVLNMKRRQQLLQWAADQSAFIVEDEYDSEFRHRGKPIETLKSLDTSADLVIYTGTFSKTMMTDIRLGFVVLPRVLVVPFARAKALYEPHPSAILEQRALASFMNSGLYERHLRRMKRIYSHKFTLLRDALKRLTIPIRWVEGDAGLHIFGWWTGAQEDYDAFEKACWEAGVEWVKDRTNRNRIGISLGFSHLTDDDLTDGIERMSEAWKLVESKL; via the coding sequence ATGACTATTTATTTAGCTTTAGAGCCGTATAAGGAACGTTACACCACCAAATATGAGATGTTGTACCTTGCGCTGCGGGATGCTTTGATGGAAGGCAAGCTTGTCCATGGGGATAAGCTTCCTTCAAGCCGGGAACTAGCGAGGATGTATGGATTTTCACGCGGTACAGTTTCGAATGTACTTGAAGCACTCGCAGCTGAAGGGTATGTGGCTCCCTTGACCGGCAGCGGAACATACGTTAGTTATCAGACAACGAACCTTTCTTTGCTCCCTTTTGCCAACAGAGAAATACAATTGTCTGAATGGGGTGAGCGGATTGCAGGCATGGCAGTTCATGTCAGGGAAACAGATACCCACATTGATGGGGCGGATAGCCATCAGACATTAGTAAATGATGGTTCAGAGCATTCAAAATGTTCCGAGAAAATATCCTTTCAACTAGGAATAACCGACATGAGCTCGTTTTCGAAGGAAGACTGGAATCGGTGCCTGTATGATGAAGCAAGGAAAATGACAGAAAAAGCTAATATCGATGCACACAAGCCGCTTGGTGTGGAAACTTTGCGCGAAGCCATCGCTAAGCATCTTCAGCGCTATCGGGGTATTGTTGTTGAATCGGAGCAAATTGCGATCGTAAACGGATCGATGCAAGCAATTGCCTTGTTGACACAGCTTTTAGCAGGCTCTGGGGATGCCGTCGTAGCCGAAAGCCCCGGTTATTACGGGATTCGGAAAGCTGTGCTTGCTTCAGGAGCAATGTTGATTGAAGGTGAAGTTGACGATCAAGGACTAGTTCCGCAACCGTGGAATGCCAAGCTGCTTTTTGTTACACCGAATCGCCAATACCCAACGGGGGCTGTGTTGAACATGAAGCGAAGGCAGCAGCTGCTCCAATGGGCCGCTGATCAGAGTGCATTTATCGTCGAGGATGAATATGACAGTGAATTCCGCCACCGAGGCAAACCGATTGAGACGCTCAAAAGTTTGGATACTTCAGCTGATCTCGTCATATACACAGGAACATTTTCCAAAACGATGATGACGGATATAAGGCTTGGTTTTGTTGTTCTGCCGAGAGTTTTAGTCGTGCCCTTTGCTAGAGCAAAGGCGTTATATGAGCCGCATCCAAGCGCGATTCTTGAGCAGCGGGCACTCGCCTCGTTCATGAACAGCGGGCTGTATGAACGGCATTTGAGACGAATGAAGCGAATATACAGCCACAAATTCACTCTTTTGCGCGACGCGTTGAAACGATTGACCATTCCGATTCGCTGGGTTGAGGGAGATGCAGGTTTGCATATTTTCGGTTGGTGGACAGGAGCACAAGAGGATTATGATGCTTTTGAGAAGGCTTGCTGGGAAGCAGGCGTCGAGTGGGTGAAAGATCGAACGAACCGTAATCGGATTGGCATAAGCCTCGGCTTTTCCCACCTCACAGACGATGATTTGACAGACGGAATAGAAAGAATGAGTGAAGCTTGGAAGCTTGTAGAATCAAAATTATAA
- a CDS encoding VWA domain-containing protein, which translates to MSTSTIKLITGANAPLGDATSVKVAISCKHSPAELDVSCFMVGSDGKVSSDDYFVFYNQPADPGRIVQFTPQDKWNSEFIINLSALQSSKIQKCVFAITLDGPGTFADVKGCQITAETSVNKVVYEITEGNAETSLVLAELYLHSSGFKLRAVGKGFHGGLKPLAEAHGVNVAEEEDTSSPPSPTAPTIQADQSRSKAVSEIKAARSGAASSSASAAPSKINLNKIDLLKQKVAISLRKKNIDQQKARVAVIFDASGSMYALYEKGVVQRAFERVLAVAASMDDDGMMDVWFFASKSQRMKSVNENEYENYVKNTYPAPRLFGGLGAGNNEPLVMADIIKKYTQEEPSKMPTYIVFFSDGGIYETKKISKLLIDSSGQNIFWQFVGLGNADFGVLRKLDDLRGRVLDNADFFALDDLDQVSDEDLYDRLFNEYPQWLKDARAKGIISP; encoded by the coding sequence ATGAGTACTTCTACGATTAAATTAATAACAGGCGCCAATGCTCCCCTTGGCGACGCGACCTCGGTGAAGGTTGCCATTTCCTGCAAGCATTCGCCAGCAGAGCTCGATGTCAGCTGCTTTATGGTAGGCTCTGACGGTAAAGTTTCATCCGATGATTATTTCGTATTTTACAACCAGCCTGCCGATCCTGGGCGCATCGTGCAATTCACTCCACAAGACAAATGGAATAGTGAATTCATCATTAATCTTTCAGCCCTCCAGTCATCGAAAATTCAAAAATGCGTATTTGCGATCACCCTTGATGGACCGGGAACGTTCGCAGATGTAAAGGGATGCCAAATCACAGCCGAAACCTCGGTGAATAAAGTTGTATATGAAATAACAGAAGGAAATGCTGAAACCTCGCTAGTGCTCGCCGAGTTGTACCTGCATTCAAGCGGCTTTAAGCTTCGTGCAGTTGGCAAAGGTTTCCATGGTGGTTTGAAACCGCTCGCGGAAGCTCATGGCGTAAACGTTGCTGAGGAAGAAGATACAAGCAGTCCCCCATCCCCAACTGCTCCGACGATTCAAGCCGATCAGTCACGCTCAAAAGCTGTATCCGAAATCAAAGCTGCACGCTCAGGCGCAGCGAGCTCCTCGGCAAGTGCAGCGCCATCTAAAATTAATTTGAACAAAATTGATTTGTTGAAGCAAAAGGTGGCCATATCGCTTCGCAAAAAAAATATCGATCAGCAAAAAGCGCGGGTAGCTGTTATATTCGATGCCTCCGGCTCCATGTATGCTCTCTACGAAAAAGGCGTGGTGCAGCGAGCATTTGAGCGGGTACTTGCAGTAGCTGCAAGCATGGATGACGATGGCATGATGGATGTCTGGTTCTTTGCCTCGAAGAGTCAACGAATGAAGAGCGTAAACGAAAATGAATACGAAAATTATGTTAAAAATACATATCCGGCCCCTCGCCTATTTGGCGGCCTCGGGGCAGGTAATAATGAGCCTCTCGTTATGGCCGATATAATCAAGAAGTATACACAAGAAGAGCCTTCAAAAATGCCAACCTATATTGTCTTCTTCAGCGATGGCGGCATCTATGAAACGAAGAAAATTTCGAAGCTGCTTATTGATAGCTCCGGTCAAAATATATTTTGGCAATTTGTCGGCCTCGGTAATGCCGACTTCGGCGTGTTGCGCAAGCTCGATGATTTGAGGGGACGAGTACTCGATAACGCCGATTTTTTTGCGCTGGATGATTTGGACCAAGTTAGTGACGAGGATCTGTATGATCGACTATTCAATGAATACCCGCAGTGGCTGAAAGACGCTCGGGCCAAAGGTATCATCAGCCCGTAG
- a CDS encoding GNAT family protein: MLTPVTLRGDLVHLEPMTMDHVDALCSAASEDRSLYTYTNVPNGRVDTERYIEGALMSYEKGRAVPFVVRHLETERIVGTTRFLDLEVFSWPPPWPPGVASGPSPSDEKTPTVAEIGSTWYAASVIRSGVNTQSKLLLLTHAFETWKTTRVSLKTDARNLRSRSAILRLGAAFEGIRRAHVPTSDGGIRDTAYYSILAEEWPAVRANLQERLQRGSNR, translated from the coding sequence ATGCTAACGCCCGTCACCCTTCGAGGGGATCTAGTCCATCTCGAACCAATGACGATGGACCACGTCGATGCTCTCTGCTCCGCCGCCTCGGAAGATCGGTCACTTTATACGTATACCAATGTGCCAAATGGGCGGGTGGATACCGAACGATATATAGAGGGTGCGTTAATGTCTTACGAGAAAGGCCGTGCAGTGCCATTTGTAGTTCGTCATCTTGAAACAGAGCGGATTGTTGGCACCACAAGATTTCTGGATTTAGAAGTTTTCTCATGGCCGCCTCCATGGCCTCCAGGCGTTGCAAGTGGACCATCGCCTTCGGATGAGAAAACGCCAACCGTGGCCGAAATCGGCAGCACTTGGTATGCAGCATCAGTTATTCGTTCAGGAGTTAATACACAGTCTAAGCTTCTTCTGCTTACCCATGCGTTTGAAACGTGGAAGACAACTAGAGTTTCGCTCAAAACAGATGCTCGCAATTTACGTTCTCGTTCAGCGATATTACGGCTTGGTGCTGCTTTTGAAGGTATTCGAAGGGCACATGTCCCTACAAGTGATGGGGGTATTAGAGATACAGCTTATTATTCGATACTTGCCGAGGAATGGCCAGCGGTGCGAGCCAATCTTCAAGAACGTCTTCAAAGAGGATCAAATCGTTGA